The Streptomyces laurentii genome contains a region encoding:
- a CDS encoding possibly a cell division protein, antigen 84 in mycobacteria (ATP synthase B/B' CF(0); cl17192;~Archaeal/vacuolar-type H+-ATPase subunit E [Energy production and conversion]; COG1390;~DivIVA domain; TIGR03544;~DivIVA protein; pfam05103;~Possibly a cell division protein, antigen 84 in Mycobacteria [Streptomyces venezuelae ATCC10712];~identified by MetaGeneAnnotator; putative), with translation MPLTPEDVRNKQFTTVRLREGYDEDEVDAFLDEVEAELTRLLRENEDLRAKLAAATRAAAQNQQQQNMRKPPEQPERPGPGGPGGAPVPAAISGPPVQQQPQMGPPQLPSGAPQLPAGPMQGGPMGPGQMQQGGPMGPGQMQQGGPMGPGQMQQGGPMGPGQMQQGGPMGHPQQQQQMQPPAPQGPGGDSAARVLSLAQQTADQAIAEARSEANKIVGEARSRAEGLERDARAKADALERDAQEKHRVAMGSLESARATLERKVEDLRGFEREYRTRLKSYLESQLRQLDSQADESLAPPRTPAAPSLPPSPSMASAGAGAPSYGGNNAMAGGPSYGGQQQMAPAMTQPMAPVRPQAPQPMQQAPAPMRGFLIDEDDN, from the coding sequence ATGCCGCTGACCCCCGAGGACGTGCGGAACAAGCAGTTCACGACCGTCCGCCTTCGAGAAGGCTATGACGAGGACGAGGTGGATGCCTTCCTCGACGAGGTCGAAGCCGAACTGACGCGACTGCTCCGCGAGAACGAGGACCTGCGCGCCAAGCTGGCCGCGGCGACGCGTGCCGCCGCGCAGAATCAGCAGCAGCAGAACATGCGCAAGCCCCCGGAGCAGCCGGAGCGTCCCGGCCCCGGCGGCCCTGGCGGGGCTCCCGTGCCCGCCGCCATATCGGGCCCGCCGGTACAGCAGCAGCCGCAGATGGGCCCGCCGCAGCTGCCGTCCGGTGCTCCTCAGCTTCCCGCGGGCCCGATGCAGGGCGGCCCGATGGGTCCCGGCCAGATGCAGCAGGGCGGTCCCATGGGACCTGGCCAGATGCAGCAGGGCGGCCCCATGGGTCCCGGCCAGATGCAGCAGGGCGGCCCCATGGGTCCCGGCCAGATGCAGCAGGGCGGCCCCATGGGTCACCCGCAGCAGCAGCAGCAGATGCAGCCGCCGGCCCCGCAGGGCCCCGGTGGCGACAGCGCCGCGCGCGTCCTGTCGCTGGCTCAGCAGACCGCCGACCAGGCGATCGCGGAGGCCCGTTCCGAGGCCAACAAGATCGTCGGCGAGGCCCGTTCGCGCGCCGAGGGCCTGGAGCGGGACGCCCGCGCCAAGGCCGACGCCCTGGAGCGGGACGCGCAGGAGAAGCACCGCGTCGCGATGGGCTCCCTGGAGTCCGCCCGCGCCACCCTCGAGCGCAAGGTCGAGGACCTGCGGGGCTTCGAGCGTGAGTACCGCACCCGTCTGAAGTCGTACCTGGAGTCGCAGCTGCGTCAGCTCGACTCGCAGGCCGACGAGTCGCTGGCCCCGCCGCGGACCCCCGCGGCCCCGTCCCTGCCGCCGTCGCCCTCGATGGCCTCGGCGGGCGCGGGTGCCCCGTCCTACGGCGGCAACAACGCGATGGCCGGCGGCCCGTCGTACGGCGGCCAGCAGCAGATGGCCCCGGCGATGACGCAGCCGATGGCTCCGGTGCGGCCGCAGGCGCCGCAGCCGATGCAGCAGGCGCCGGCGCCGATGCGCGGGTTCCTGATCGACGAGGACGACAACTGA
- a CDS encoding hypothetical protein (Possible membrane protein [Streptomyces venezuelae ATCC10712];~identified by MetaGeneAnnotator; putative) yields the protein MGVALQVVYIALMCFLVLLILRLVMDYVFQFARSWRPGKVMVVVLEATYTVTDPPLKLLRRLIPPLRLGGVALDLSFFVLMIIVFILIRVVEGFAR from the coding sequence ATGGGCGTCGCACTACAGGTGGTCTACATCGCGCTGATGTGCTTCCTCGTCCTTCTGATCCTCCGACTGGTCATGGACTATGTCTTCCAGTTCGCCCGTTCGTGGCGGCCCGGGAAGGTGATGGTGGTCGTTCTGGAGGCCACCTACACGGTCACCGATCCACCGCTCAAGCTTCTTCGGCGGCTCATCCCGCCGTTGCGTCTCGGGGGCGTGGCACTCGACCTGTCCTTCTTCGTTCTAATGATCATCGTTTTCATCCTGATTCGCGTCGTAGAGGGTTTCGCGCGGTGA
- a CDS encoding cell division protein sepF 2 (Protein of unknown function (DUF552); cl00775;~cell division protein sepF 2 [Streptomyces lividans TK24];~identified by MetaGeneAnnotator; putative) gives MIMPKVVSEREPYRITTLHPRTYNEARTIGEHFREGTPVIMNLTEMDDTDAKRLVDFAAGLVFGLHGSIERVTQKVFLLSPANVDVTAEDKARIAEGGFFNQS, from the coding sequence GTGATCATGCCCAAGGTCGTGTCCGAGCGGGAGCCGTACCGCATCACCACGCTGCACCCGCGGACCTACAACGAGGCCCGTACCATCGGGGAACACTTCCGTGAGGGCACTCCGGTGATCATGAATCTCACGGAGATGGACGATACGGACGCGAAGCGACTTGTCGACTTTGCCGCCGGACTCGTCTTCGGTCTTCATGGCAGCATTGAGCGCGTGACGCAGAAGGTGTTCCTGTTGTCGCCTGCTAACGTCGATGTCACGGCGGAGGACAAGGCCCGTATCGCAGAGGGCGGATTCTTCAACCAGAGCTGA
- a CDS encoding cell division protein sepF 2 (Cell division protein sepF 2 [Streptomyces davawensis JCM4913];~identified by MetaGeneAnnotator; putative): MAGAMRKMAVYLGLVEDDGYDGRGFDPDDDFEPELEPEPERDRRHHQPPRQVEREEPVRVVTPPAPASRCPVLSRLPPRADVRPELPPWHPSHPNARAWRRTHR, encoded by the coding sequence ATGGCCGGCGCGATGCGCAAGATGGCGGTCTACCTCGGCCTCGTGGAGGACGACGGTTACGACGGCCGGGGGTTCGACCCCGACGACGACTTCGAACCCGAGTTGGAGCCGGAGCCCGAGCGCGACCGGCGCCACCACCAGCCCCCGCGGCAGGTGGAACGGGAGGAACCTGTACGGGTGGTGACGCCGCCCGCCCCCGCGAGCCGGTGTCCCGTTCTGTCCCGGTTGCCGCCGAGAGCGGACGTCCGGCCCGAATTGCCCCCGTGGCATCCATCACACCCGAACGCCCGAGCCTGGAGAAGAACGCACCGGTGA